From a region of the Zingiber officinale cultivar Zhangliang chromosome 4B, Zo_v1.1, whole genome shotgun sequence genome:
- the LOC121977389 gene encoding protein MEI2-like 6 — MEAALNPYAPPYVPVSLVGQYSPAATWITYAPQQIAYYPPLYLFVPPSPPGHSDGGQFSGGCDLTAAALRGKSEEEVVRVADEEGKSETEVMNKKGRNRIAQRRNHRMKQGDSSACFVFNKDDDDDYDGSKTTLMVKNLPNRFTKKKLVRLLDDHCWEENHQLEEKSGVVLSEFDFLYLPVDFKTGFNMGYAFVNFTTAIAARRLYDALHNFPWKAHGSRKVCEVTYARIQGITALRNHFNTSIFVCGDDEFLPAYYEPPRDGFRRPEPRVIGRRLVR; from the exons ATGGAAGCCGCGCTGAACCCCTACGCGCCGCCCTACGTTCCGGTTTCCCTAGTCGGCCAGTACTCTCCTGCAGCAACGTGGATTACCTACGCTCCTCAACAGATTGCGTATTACCCCCCACTCTACCTCTTCGTCCCGCCTTCTCCGCCCGGCCACAGCGACGGAGGTCAGTTTTCCGGAGGCTGCGATCTCACTGCAGCCGCCCTGAGGGGAAAGTCAGAGGAGGAGGTAGTTCGTGTTGCCGACGAGGAGGGGAAGTCCGAAACTGAAGTTATGAATAAGAAAGGTCGTAATAGGATTGCGCAGCGGAGGAATCATAGGATGAAGCAGGGAGATAGCAGCGCGTGCTTCGTGTTCAACAAGGACGACGACGATGACTACGATGGAAGTAAAACCACGCTCATGGTCAAGAATTTGCCCAATAGATTCAC gaagaagaagctcgTGCGACTCCTGGACGATCATTGCTGGGAAGAGAACCACCAGTTAGAGGAAAAATCCGGCGTGGTTTTATCAGAGTTTGACTTTCTTTATCTGCCAGTTGATTTCAA AACCGGGTTCAACATGGGATATGCGTTCGTGAATTTCACGACGGCAATCGCAGCGAGGAGACTCTACGACGCCCTCCACAACTTCCCTTGGAAGGCGCATGGCTCGCGCAAGGTATGCGAGGTCACCTACGCCAGAATCCAG GGTATTACGGCTCTACGGAATCACTTCAACACCTCGATTTTCGTGTGCGGGGACGATGAGTTTCTCCCTGCTTACTACGAGCCACCGCGCGACGGCTTTCGTCGGCCGGAGCCGAGAGTGATCGGGCGACGGCTAGTTAGATAA